One window of Methanomicrobia archaeon genomic DNA carries:
- a CDS encoding alpha/beta hydrolase, producing MQCKYLESRCGKLKILCALLFFVVPIMTGRMETVVVDGITLEYEVAGTGDAAIFIHGAFIADAFRPLLFEPVLADHYQLILYHRRGYGGSGHSGVPVSIAQQAADCRAVLRHLGVARAHVVGHSLGGCIALQFTLDAPAVVQTLALLEPALIAGATGHSYREAMLHGQQRYREVPPERLIDESLQARYGAGYRTPLERILPGAFEQAVAHAGTVFELDLPGWLEWRFGEHEAKRITQPVLAVTGSESNALWPRFGETHRLLLQWFTTSQGFVLPGAAHGLQLQNPRGMAGALADFWAHHPIG from the coding sequence ATGCAATGCAAGTACCTGGAATCACGCTGCGGAAAGCTTAAAATACTCTGCGCGCTTCTGTTCTTTGTAGTTCCTATCATGACCGGCCGAATGGAAACGGTGGTTGTCGATGGTATCACGCTAGAGTACGAGGTCGCGGGTACTGGAGATGCCGCGATCTTTATTCACGGTGCGTTCATCGCGGATGCGTTCCGCCCGCTGTTGTTCGAGCCCGTTCTGGCCGACCACTACCAGCTCATCCTGTATCACCGCCGCGGCTACGGGGGCAGCGGCCACAGCGGTGTGCCGGTAAGTATCGCCCAGCAGGCTGCGGACTGCCGGGCAGTACTGCGTCACCTCGGCGTCGCGCGTGCGCACGTTGTGGGGCACTCACTGGGTGGCTGTATCGCCCTCCAGTTCACCCTGGACGCTCCGGCCGTTGTCCAGACGCTCGCGCTGCTCGAGCCCGCGCTCATCGCCGGGGCCACCGGGCACTCATACCGTGAGGCGATGCTGCACGGCCAACAGCGGTATAGGGAAGTGCCCCCGGAACGGCTCATTGACGAATCCCTGCAGGCGCGCTATGGCGCGGGGTATCGTACGCCACTCGAGCGGATACTGCCAGGAGCGTTCGAGCAAGCAGTCGCCCACGCGGGTACCGTATTCGAGCTGGATCTACCCGGCTGGCTGGAGTGGCGATTTGGCGAGCACGAGGCGAAGCGGATCACCCAGCCGGTGCTCGCGGTCACCGGGAGCGAAAGCAACGCACTCTGGCCGCGATTTGGAGAGACGCACCGGCTACTGCTCCAGTGGTTCACGACCAGCCAGGGTTTTGTGCTTCCGGGCGCTGCGCACGGGCTGCAGCTGCAAAACCCGCGTGGCATGGCCGGGGCACTCGCGGACTTCTGGGCACACCACCCGATCGGGTAA
- a CDS encoding rubredoxin translates to MNRYECLLCGEIYDPEMGDFEGAIEPGVPFEALPDDWCCPECGAPWQDFIELEDLATTTRRLLFDPALKSGVG, encoded by the coding sequence ATGAACCGGTACGAATGCCTGCTCTGTGGCGAGATCTACGATCCCGAGATGGGCGATTTTGAGGGCGCGATCGAGCCCGGGGTCCCGTTCGAAGCGCTGCCTGATGACTGGTGCTGTCCCGAATGCGGCGCGCCCTGGCAGGACTTCATCGAGCTCGAGGATCTCGCAACGACTACCCGCCGGCTGCTCTTTGACCCGGCGCTGAAAAGCGGTGTGGGGTAA